The Clostridium chauvoei genome has a window encoding:
- the cobA gene encoding uroporphyrinogen-III C-methyltransferase, whose product MSKAYIIGTGPGNEELLTLKAVEVLKKCTAVLYDRLVSNNILNYLSEDCEIYYCGKEPGCHYKTQEEINEMLVSLAKKGHIVGRIKGGDPYVFGRGGEEVLALVEENIEFEVVPGVTSPISVLNYAGIPITQRGMAQSFHIVTGMTAGVLNINWEALAKEKGTLVFMMGLSNLDKIVENLILNGKDKTTKTAVVMRGTSSKQKKVIGTLEDIEEKVKKAKLKSPCIIVVGEVVELNEKLSWYEEKPLFGVNICVTRSRKQASNLKNKLRELGAEVTEINSIKIEGTKENLAPYVDNLDKYHHIILTSVNGVNMFFDYLIEKKYDIRNIKAKFSVVGKATRKALQKRGIVEFIMAREFVGEGLFKALSPYLQKGEKVLIPCSSASREYLKDEIEKLGLEVHRVNTYDTKCGDVKNTRAFEEVDFVLYTSPSTVKNMISMFGEDKIKEKRNISIGPQTSKALNERNIDNYMCKKHSEDGFLEEIVNIYKSLKES is encoded by the coding sequence ATGAGTAAAGCATATATAATCGGGACTGGTCCTGGAAATGAAGAACTTTTAACGTTAAAAGCAGTAGAAGTGTTAAAAAAATGTACTGCAGTATTATATGATAGATTGGTATCAAATAATATATTGAATTATCTTTCAGAGGATTGTGAGATTTATTATTGTGGAAAAGAGCCAGGATGTCATTATAAAACACAAGAAGAGATTAATGAAATGTTAGTTTCCTTGGCTAAGAAAGGCCATATAGTAGGTAGAATTAAAGGTGGAGACCCCTATGTTTTTGGAAGAGGTGGGGAAGAAGTCCTTGCATTAGTAGAAGAAAATATAGAGTTTGAAGTTGTACCAGGAGTAACATCACCTATTTCAGTATTAAATTATGCAGGGATACCTATAACTCAAAGAGGTATGGCTCAAAGTTTCCATATAGTAACTGGAATGACTGCTGGAGTTTTAAATATTAATTGGGAAGCTTTAGCAAAAGAAAAAGGTACTTTAGTTTTTATGATGGGACTTAGTAATTTAGATAAAATAGTTGAAAATTTAATTTTAAATGGAAAAGATAAAACAACTAAAACTGCTGTGGTAATGAGAGGAACTTCTTCTAAGCAAAAAAAAGTTATAGGAACTTTAGAAGACATAGAAGAAAAAGTTAAAAAAGCAAAGCTTAAATCACCATGTATTATAGTGGTTGGAGAAGTTGTAGAATTAAATGAAAAATTATCTTGGTATGAAGAGAAACCTTTATTTGGAGTAAATATATGTGTAACAAGATCTAGAAAGCAAGCATCTAATCTTAAAAATAAATTAAGAGAGCTTGGAGCAGAAGTTACAGAAATAAATTCTATAAAAATTGAAGGAACTAAAGAAAATTTAGCACCATACGTAGATAATTTAGATAAATACCATCATATTATTTTAACTTCTGTTAATGGAGTAAATATGTTTTTTGATTATTTGATAGAAAAGAAGTATGATATAAGAAACATAAAAGCAAAATTCTCAGTAGTAGGAAAAGCAACTAGAAAGGCTTTACAAAAGCGTGGTATAGTAGAATTTATTATGGCTAGAGAGTTTGTAGGAGAAGGATTATTTAAAGCATTAAGTCCTTATTTACAAAAGGGAGAGAAGGTTCTTATACCATGTTCTTCAGCTAGTAGAGAATATTTAAAAGATGAAATAGAAAAACTAGGCTTAGAAGTTCATAGAGTAAATACATACGATACTAAATGTGGTGATGTTAAAAATACTAGGGCTTTTGAAGAAGTAGACTTTGTGTTATATACTAGTCCAAGTACAGTAAAAAATATGATTAGCATGTTTGGTGAAGATAAAATAAAAGAAAAAAGAAACATATCTATAGGACCACAAACATCTAAAGCATTAAATGAAAGAAATATAGATAATTATATGTGTAAAAAACATTCAGAAGATGGTTTCTTAGAAGAAATAGTGAATATATATAAAAGTTTAAAAGAAAGTTAA
- the hemC gene encoding hydroxymethylbilane synthase: MELIIATRKSKLAQVQADRVIDLIKEKEGIASKKLLVVTEGDRRLDVSLNKIGGKGLFVKEIELAMLNKEAHAAVHSMKDVPFELPEEFELIAMPEREDIRDAFIAPNEVKFNDLKLGAKVGTSSIRRAAQLKEIRPDLEIVSIRGNVQTRLLKMEQEKLDGIILAGAGLKRLGMENIITDYFDPKIFLPAIGQGALGIECVKDGSYNEYFKALDNKEVRITVDAERSFMKALNGGCHTLIGAYTEIKGNDLYMIGTFSVNGKIIKKDIIGNKEDNIELGIKLAEKILSI, translated from the coding sequence ATGGAATTAATTATTGCAACTAGAAAGAGTAAATTAGCACAAGTGCAAGCAGATAGAGTTATAGATTTAATAAAAGAAAAGGAAGGTATAGCTTCTAAAAAGTTATTAGTTGTAACAGAAGGCGATAGAAGATTAGATGTTTCTTTAAATAAGATAGGTGGCAAAGGACTATTTGTAAAAGAAATAGAATTAGCAATGCTAAATAAAGAAGCACATGCAGCAGTGCATAGTATGAAAGATGTTCCATTTGAACTTCCAGAAGAATTTGAATTAATTGCAATGCCAGAAAGAGAAGATATAAGAGATGCATTTATAGCTCCTAATGAAGTTAAATTTAATGATTTAAAACTAGGTGCAAAAGTTGGAACAAGTAGCATTAGAAGGGCAGCACAGCTTAAAGAAATAAGACCTGATTTAGAGATAGTTTCAATAAGAGGAAATGTTCAAACAAGACTTTTAAAGATGGAGCAAGAAAAGCTAGATGGGATAATATTAGCAGGTGCAGGCCTAAAAAGGTTAGGTATGGAAAATATTATAACTGATTATTTTGATCCTAAAATATTTTTACCAGCTATAGGTCAAGGTGCATTAGGAATAGAATGTGTAAAAGATGGTTCCTATAATGAATATTTTAAGGCTTTAGATAATAAAGAGGTTAGAATAACAGTAGATGCTGAAAGAAGTTTTATGAAAGCTTTAAATGGAGGATGCCATACTTTAATAGGAGCCTATACAGAAATAAAAGGTAATGATTTATATATGATAGGTACCTTTAGTGTTAATGGGAAAATAATTAAAAAAGATATCATTGGAAATAAAGAAGATAATATTGAACTTGGAATAAAATTAGCTGAAAAGATTTTATCAATTTAG
- a CDS encoding NAD(P)-dependent oxidoreductase, with product MSENIKQDISNLDLNYTYISLMSKKLKVGIIGGGRAAVIKAKSFVDKGCYVEVISKSFNENLINIQDKNLKLVYGDYKKEFIKDKHIIVIAINDDKLIERIEKHCNDETKIYVNATNFKKGIAIIPVQRESKSLNIAISTKMGNPKGSLLVAKEALNILKRYDDFIEYSSKIRNNAKKIEEYKKDIIDFVCTEDFKYIYNKKRIN from the coding sequence ATGTCTGAGAATATTAAACAAGATATTTCAAATCTAGATCTAAATTATACATATATATCATTAATGTCTAAAAAATTAAAGGTTGGTATCATTGGTGGTGGAAGAGCTGCTGTAATTAAAGCTAAAAGCTTCGTTGATAAGGGATGCTATGTTGAAGTTATATCAAAAAGCTTTAATGAGAATTTAATTAATATACAAGATAAAAATTTAAAGTTAGTTTATGGTGACTATAAAAAAGAATTTATAAAAGATAAACATATTATAGTAATCGCTATTAATGACGATAAATTAATAGAGAGAATAGAGAAGCATTGTAATGATGAAACTAAAATATATGTTAATGCCACTAATTTTAAAAAAGGAATAGCTATTATTCCTGTACAAAGAGAAAGCAAGAGTTTAAATATTGCTATAAGCACAAAAATGGGTAATCCTAAAGGCTCTTTGTTAGTTGCTAAGGAAGCTTTAAATATATTAAAAAGATATGATGATTTTATAGAATACTCTTCTAAGATAAGAAATAATGCAAAGAAAATAGAAGAATATAAAAAAGATATTATAGATTTTGTATGTACAGAAGATTTTAAGTATATATATAATAAAAAAAGGATAAATTAG
- the hemA gene encoding glutamyl-tRNA reductase, producing MIQLVGIKKNIDIKIREKLALHAKKQEIYTKELLNYFDEVVIISTCNRTEIYFNGSLSGEEGLKKVFEIFNWDINLIEYCFYLDEEETVKHLMEVVCGFHSRILGEDQILGQIKTAYQNSLEMGAVKLELQRLFQDAITCGKKFRTEGRLYEIPVSSSSIAVNDAMDRNAKKFMVIGYGEVGKLVVKYALSHNIYSLNLVVRNVEKIESIDDPRVRVMNYTDGREIVNEMDCVISCTSAPHLIIEKKHIKEQGNKIIIFDLAVPRDVDEKVKDYERIELLDIDDISSIDDENKKLRDERMQYFKYIPHQYIKEYLEWKTLRGIANNIKELKISGSKVVEERCKTFSHKCKNPNDIKLANVLIKSTSDAYVNRAIEVLKEEKLKGSEEECLRILNKIFQI from the coding sequence ATGATACAACTAGTAGGAATTAAAAAAAATATAGATATAAAAATTAGAGAAAAGTTAGCATTACATGCAAAGAAACAAGAAATTTATACAAAAGAGCTTTTAAATTACTTTGATGAAGTAGTAATAATAAGTACTTGTAATAGAACAGAAATTTATTTTAATGGTTCTTTATCAGGTGAAGAAGGATTAAAAAAGGTTTTTGAGATATTTAATTGGGATATAAATCTAATAGAATATTGTTTCTATTTAGATGAAGAAGAGACGGTAAAACACTTAATGGAAGTAGTATGTGGATTCCATTCAAGAATACTTGGAGAAGATCAAATTTTGGGACAAATAAAAACAGCATATCAAAATTCATTAGAAATGGGCGCTGTTAAATTAGAGTTACAAAGGTTATTTCAAGATGCAATTACATGTGGGAAAAAATTTAGAACAGAAGGTCGATTATACGAGATACCAGTATCATCTTCATCCATAGCAGTAAATGATGCTATGGATAGAAATGCTAAAAAGTTTATGGTGATAGGTTATGGAGAAGTAGGGAAATTAGTAGTTAAATATGCATTATCTCATAATATATATTCATTAAATTTAGTAGTTAGAAATGTAGAGAAGATAGAAAGTATAGATGATCCAAGAGTAAGAGTAATGAATTATACAGACGGTAGAGAAATAGTAAATGAAATGGATTGTGTTATTTCATGTACTTCAGCACCACATTTAATAATTGAAAAGAAACATATAAAAGAGCAAGGAAATAAGATTATAATTTTTGATTTAGCGGTACCAAGAGATGTAGATGAAAAAGTAAAAGATTATGAAAGAATCGAACTTTTGGATATAGATGATATTAGTTCTATAGATGATGAAAATAAAAAGTTAAGAGATGAACGTATGCAGTATTTTAAATATATACCTCATCAATATATAAAAGAATATTTAGAGTGGAAAACTCTAAGGGGTATAGCTAATAACATTAAAGAATTAAAAATATCAGGAAGTAAAGTTGTAGAGGAAAGATGTAAGACATTTTCTCATAAATGTAAAAACCCAAATGATATTAAGCTTGCTAATGTACTTATAAAAAGTACTTCTGATGCTTATGTAAATAGAGCAATAGAAGTATTGAAAGAAGAAAAGCTAAAAGGTAGTGAAGAAGAATGTCTGAGAATATTAAACAAGATATTTCAAATCTAG
- the asrC gene encoding sulfite reductase subunit C has protein sequence MDINTKKLKKNAFRVTKKRGLTASRIRVPGGFLKAEYLGLIQEIAEKYGNGSVHLTTRQGFEIPGIDMNDMEKVNELIQPIIEGLEINQEIPGKGYTSAGTRNVSACIGNNVCPFANYNTTNFAKKIEKEIFPNDLHFKIALTGCPNDCIKARMHDFGIIGMTEPQFDKDKCISCGACVRACKKKSTEALHAENYRPVRNHSKCIGCGECVINCPTGAWTRSKEKYYRLAIMGRTGKKNPRLGEDFIIWIDEESIIKIILNTYKYVEQYIDRTAPGGKEHIGYIIDRTGFMEFKKWALEGIKLSDKAKVNENVYWSGIKY, from the coding sequence ATGGATATCAATACTAAAAAGCTAAAAAAGAATGCTTTTAGAGTTACAAAGAAAAGAGGTCTAACAGCTTCAAGAATAAGAGTTCCAGGTGGATTCTTAAAAGCAGAATATCTAGGACTTATTCAAGAAATTGCAGAAAAGTATGGTAATGGATCAGTTCATCTTACAACTAGACAGGGTTTTGAAATACCAGGAATAGATATGAACGATATGGAAAAAGTAAATGAATTAATTCAACCTATAATAGAAGGTTTAGAAATAAATCAAGAAATTCCAGGTAAGGGGTACACTTCAGCTGGAACTAGAAATGTATCAGCTTGTATAGGAAATAATGTTTGTCCTTTTGCAAATTACAATACAACTAACTTTGCAAAGAAGATAGAAAAAGAAATATTCCCAAATGATTTACATTTTAAAATTGCATTAACAGGATGTCCTAATGATTGTATTAAAGCAAGAATGCATGATTTTGGTATTATAGGAATGACAGAACCTCAATTTGATAAAGATAAGTGTATATCATGTGGAGCTTGTGTTAGAGCTTGTAAGAAAAAATCAACTGAAGCATTACATGCAGAAAACTATAGACCAGTTAGAAATCATAGTAAATGTATAGGTTGTGGAGAATGTGTTATAAATTGTCCTACTGGGGCTTGGACAAGAAGCAAAGAGAAATATTATAGATTAGCAATAATGGGTAGAACGGGAAAGAAAAACCCAAGACTTGGAGAAGATTTTATAATATGGATTGATGAAGAAAGTATTATAAAAATAATATTAAATACTTATAAATATGTAGAGCAATATATAGACAGAACAGCTCCAGGTGGAAAAGAGCATATAGGATATATAATTGACAGAACAGGATTTATGGAGTTTAAGAAATGGGCTTTAGAAGGAATAAAACTTTCAGATAAAGCCAAAGTAAATGAGAATGTATATTGGAGTGGAATAAAATATTAG
- the asrB gene encoding anaerobic sulfite reductase subunit AsrB, producing MSKNDYIPFISEILDVIKHTEIEYTFRMAFEGEVKPGQFFEVSIPKFGEAPISVSGIGKDYVDLTIRRVGKVTGEIFNNYVGDKLFLRGPYGNGFDIENYKNKELIVVAGGTGLSPVKGIVDYFSENQKDAKNFTLISGFKSPEDILFKDDMEVWKKNMNFILTVDSAEEGYEGNVGLVTKYVPEIEIKDIENVQVIVVGPPMMMKFTVLEFLKLGIKESSIWISQERKMCCGLGKCGHCRIDDTYICLDGPVFNYSKGKELID from the coding sequence ATGAGTAAGAACGATTATATTCCATTTATATCAGAAATATTAGATGTAATTAAGCATACAGAAATAGAATATACATTTAGAATGGCTTTTGAAGGTGAAGTTAAGCCAGGACAATTCTTTGAAGTTTCAATTCCTAAGTTTGGAGAAGCTCCTATATCAGTTAGTGGAATAGGTAAGGATTATGTAGATTTAACAATTAGAAGAGTTGGTAAGGTAACTGGTGAAATATTTAACAACTATGTTGGAGATAAGTTATTTTTAAGAGGACCATATGGAAATGGATTCGATATAGAAAATTATAAGAACAAAGAGCTTATAGTAGTTGCAGGTGGAACAGGACTTTCACCAGTTAAAGGAATAGTTGACTATTTTTCTGAGAATCAAAAAGATGCAAAGAATTTTACTTTAATATCAGGATTTAAGTCACCAGAAGATATATTATTTAAAGATGATATGGAAGTTTGGAAAAAGAACATGAACTTTATATTAACTGTAGATTCAGCAGAAGAAGGTTATGAAGGAAATGTTGGGCTTGTAACAAAGTATGTTCCAGAAATAGAAATAAAGGATATTGAAAATGTTCAAGTTATAGTTGTAGGACCTCCTATGATGATGAAGTTTACTGTTTTAGAATTTTTAAAACTTGGAATAAAGGAAAGCAGCATTTGGATATCTCAAGAAAGAAAAATGTGCTGTGGACTAGGTAAGTGTGGTCACTGTAGAATAGATGATACTTATATATGTTTAGATGGTCCAGTATTTAATTATTCAAAAGGAAAAGAATTAATAGACTAG
- the asrA gene encoding anaerobic sulfite reductase subunit AsrA has product MGYKLNLENFNIALKELSKEYKIYAPKVLEGKGTFSDTDIVRYGEISKIEEIEFEKKSQFSYKEVLLPITQTLFFFTEDEVKEAKVEEKSLLIFLRSCDMHSLKRIDDIYLRNGFVDPYYEKVREKAKFILIGCPESFDNCFCVNMGTNKTDEYNAYVKLAEENIYLDLKDESLEKVFLPLIDENLEVKPDFVLKNEVEINIPNNLELKVMDSKIWNEYSERCIACGRCNFVCPTCTCFTMQDIFYKDNGKAGERRRVWASCQVDGYTDMAGGHSFRKDKGQRMRYKVLHKVYDYKKRWGYHMCVGCGRCDDICPEYISFSNCINKLESAMDEVK; this is encoded by the coding sequence ATGGGATATAAGCTTAACTTAGAAAACTTTAATATTGCTTTAAAAGAACTTTCAAAGGAATATAAAATATATGCTCCAAAGGTTCTTGAAGGAAAAGGCACATTTTCAGATACAGACATAGTAAGATATGGTGAAATTTCAAAAATAGAAGAGATAGAATTTGAAAAGAAATCTCAATTCTCTTATAAAGAAGTACTTTTACCAATTACTCAAACATTATTTTTCTTTACAGAAGATGAAGTTAAAGAGGCTAAGGTAGAAGAAAAATCATTACTTATATTTTTAAGAAGTTGTGATATGCATTCATTAAAAAGAATAGATGATATTTACTTAAGAAATGGATTTGTAGATCCATATTATGAAAAAGTAAGAGAAAAAGCTAAATTTATTTTAATAGGTTGTCCTGAAAGCTTTGATAATTGTTTCTGTGTTAATATGGGAACTAACAAAACAGATGAATATAATGCATATGTAAAATTAGCTGAAGAAAACATTTATTTAGATTTAAAGGATGAAAGTCTAGAAAAAGTATTTTTACCTTTAATAGATGAAAATTTAGAAGTAAAACCAGATTTTGTTTTAAAAAATGAAGTAGAAATTAATATTCCAAATAATTTAGAACTTAAAGTTATGGATTCAAAAATTTGGAATGAATATTCAGAAAGATGTATAGCTTGTGGTAGATGTAATTTTGTTTGTCCAACTTGTACATGTTTTACAATGCAAGATATTTTCTACAAAGATAATGGAAAAGCAGGAGAAAGAAGAAGAGTTTGGGCTTCATGTCAAGTAGATGGATATACAGATATGGCAGGAGGTCATAGCTTCAGAAAAGATAAAGGTCAAAGAATGAGATATAAGGTGCTTCACAAGGTTTATGATTATAAAAAGAGATGGGGATATCATATGTGCGTTGGTTGTGGAAGATGTGACGATATATGTCCAGAATATATATCATTCTCAAATTGTATAAATAAACTAGAAAGTGCTATGGATGAGGTGAAGTAA
- a CDS encoding Crp/Fnr family transcriptional regulator, with amino-acid sequence MKTIKEEQLRGMEIFKNVSDSTIENLCSIGDVNCYLKGSHIFRDKDLVKKVYIVYSGKVALYKMNESAQKKIVFILGKDKIINAVVIDDLPASINCEVFENAEVLAFDRNKFIEVMETDFQLSKVVIRSLAIKVRRLYRQMKNSTPIKVEKRVAAKLWKLAKDYGIESEDGVLIDLNISVTYLADMFGMPRETISRALKILQKEDLIIHKNKKILVKDRDRLSNFFKGL; translated from the coding sequence ATGAAAACTATAAAAGAAGAACAACTACGTGGTATGGAAATCTTTAAGAATGTATCAGATAGCACTATAGAGAATTTATGTTCAATTGGAGATGTTAATTGTTATTTAAAAGGAAGTCATATCTTTAGGGATAAAGACTTAGTTAAAAAAGTTTATATTGTTTATTCAGGTAAAGTAGCACTTTATAAGATGAATGAATCTGCACAAAAAAAGATAGTATTTATATTGGGAAAAGATAAAATCATAAATGCAGTAGTTATAGATGATTTACCTGCTTCTATTAATTGTGAAGTCTTTGAAAATGCAGAAGTATTAGCTTTTGATAGAAATAAGTTTATAGAAGTAATGGAAACTGATTTTCAACTATCAAAAGTAGTTATAAGGTCATTAGCAATAAAGGTTAGAAGGCTTTATAGACAAATGAAAAATTCTACACCAATTAAAGTAGAAAAAAGGGTTGCAGCAAAACTTTGGAAACTAGCTAAAGATTATGGAATAGAAAGTGAAGATGGAGTTTTAATTGATTTAAATATAAGTGTTACTTATTTAGCAGATATGTTTGGAATGCCAAGAGAAACTATATCTAGAGCTTTAAAGATATTACAAAAAGAAGATTTAATAATACATAAAAATAAAAAGATTCTAGTAAAGGATAGAGATAGACTTTCAAACTTTTTTAAAGGATTGTGA
- a CDS encoding secondary thiamine-phosphate synthase enzyme YjbQ: MAFLYKHDLSISNTQSMVDITNILNKDLLNSSISDGIMVIYCPHTTAGITINENADPDVTRDMIYGFEKVYPTIDSKYRHFEGNSHAHLKSSTVGASQTLIISNGKLILGTWQDIYFCEFDGPRNRTFYVKIIEG, encoded by the coding sequence ATGGCTTTTTTATATAAACATGATTTATCAATTTCAAATACTCAATCTATGGTTGATATTACAAATATTCTTAATAAAGATTTACTAAATAGTTCTATATCAGATGGAATTATGGTAATTTATTGTCCTCATACAACTGCTGGCATAACTATCAATGAAAATGCCGATCCAGATGTTACTCGTGATATGATTTATGGGTTTGAAAAAGTTTATCCAACTATAGATTCAAAATATCGCCATTTTGAAGGAAATTCTCATGCTCACTTAAAATCATCTACTGTTGGTGCCTCTCAAACTTTAATTATTAGCAATGGTAAGTTAATTCTAGGTACTTGGCAAGATATTTATTTTTGTGAATTTGATGGTCCTAGAAATAGAACATTTTATGTAAAAATAATAGAAGGTTAG
- a CDS encoding undecaprenyl diphosphate synthase family protein, with amino-acid sequence MRVPKHIGIIPDGNRRFAVSKGLTKDKGYSLGIDPGLLLFKLCQKEGIKEITYYGFTTDNAKRPSEQKKAFIDACIKAVKLLTHEDCEILVIGNNESPVFPKELSAFTTRKIFGRGGIKVNFLINYGWEWDLNSLKAADIKRKNITNNLKSNDISRIDLIIRWGGRRRLSGFLPVQSVYSDFYVVDDLWPDFKPNQFYDALNWYDKQDITLGG; translated from the coding sequence ATGAGAGTACCTAAACATATAGGAATTATTCCAGATGGTAATAGACGTTTTGCTGTATCAAAAGGATTAACTAAAGATAAGGGGTATTCCCTTGGTATTGATCCTGGATTGCTTCTATTTAAGCTTTGCCAAAAAGAAGGCATTAAAGAAATTACTTATTATGGATTTACTACTGACAATGCAAAAAGACCATCTGAGCAAAAAAAAGCCTTTATAGATGCATGTATAAAAGCTGTAAAACTCTTAACTCATGAAGATTGTGAAATACTAGTAATAGGCAATAATGAATCACCTGTATTTCCAAAAGAATTATCGGCATTTACCACAAGAAAAATCTTTGGCAGAGGTGGAATAAAAGTAAATTTTTTAATTAACTACGGATGGGAGTGGGATTTAAACTCATTAAAAGCTGCTGATATCAAAAGAAAAAATATAACAAATAATTTAAAATCTAATGACATCTCTAGAATAGATTTAATTATAAGATGGGGTGGCAGAAGAAGACTTAGCGGATTTCTTCCTGTTCAATCAGTTTACTCAGATTTTTATGTAGTTGATGACTTATGGCCAGACTTTAAGCCTAATCAATTTTATGATGCTTTAAATTGGTATGATAAACAAGATATTACTTTAGGAGGCTAG
- the hydF gene encoding [FeFe] hydrogenase H-cluster maturation GTPase HydF: protein MNNTPNSNRKHIAIYGKTNSGKSSLMNKILNQEVSLVSDLQGTTTDPVSKAMELIPVGPVLFIDTAGLMDNTILGETREKRTLDIVKRTDLALYIIDSDDLEIDAYKKMKLQFKKYNIPYITVVNKIDKLSIENIEKIKRRFGNAILISTYTGEGVEKLKEEIVNKIKEDEEELPIIGDLVPYNGNVILVVPIDSEAPKGRIILPQVQCIRDCLDHGIKSYVVRDTELESALEDIKDVDLVITDSQIFKKVDKIVPKEIKLTSFSILFARHKGDIDSFIDGASKIRSLNKDSRILISESCSHNVSHEDIGRVKVPKMINKYVGAELNYEYRVGYDFPENIEDFDLIIHCGACMINRKTVMNRINLCKEKKVSITNYGVVMAYLTGILDRTITIFD from the coding sequence ATGAATAATACCCCAAATTCAAATAGAAAACATATAGCTATATATGGAAAAACTAACTCAGGAAAGTCATCTTTAATGAATAAGATACTAAATCAAGAGGTGTCATTAGTTTCAGACCTTCAAGGAACAACTACTGACCCAGTATCAAAGGCAATGGAGTTAATTCCAGTAGGGCCAGTATTATTTATAGATACAGCAGGACTTATGGATAATACTATTCTTGGGGAAACGAGAGAGAAAAGGACTTTAGATATAGTAAAGAGAACGGATTTAGCATTATATATAATAGACAGTGATGATTTAGAAATTGATGCATACAAAAAAATGAAATTACAATTTAAGAAATATAATATTCCGTATATAACTGTTGTAAATAAGATAGATAAGTTAAGTATTGAAAATATAGAAAAGATAAAAAGAAGGTTTGGTAATGCAATTTTAATTTCAACTTATACAGGTGAAGGGGTAGAAAAACTAAAAGAAGAAATAGTAAATAAAATAAAAGAAGATGAAGAAGAATTACCTATAATAGGAGATTTAGTTCCTTATAATGGTAATGTTATATTGGTTGTACCTATAGATTCAGAAGCGCCAAAAGGAAGAATTATATTACCACAAGTCCAATGTATAAGAGATTGTTTAGATCATGGAATAAAGAGTTATGTTGTAAGAGATACAGAATTAGAATCTGCCTTAGAAGATATTAAAGATGTTGATTTAGTTATAACAGACTCACAAATATTTAAAAAGGTAGATAAGATTGTACCAAAAGAAATAAAATTAACAAGTTTTTCAATTTTATTTGCAAGGCATAAAGGAGATATTGATTCTTTTATAGATGGAGCAAGTAAAATTCGTAGCTTAAATAAAGATTCTAGAATATTAATTTCAGAAAGTTGTTCTCATAATGTATCTCATGAAGATATAGGTAGGGTTAAAGTACCAAAGATGATTAATAAGTATGTAGGTGCAGAACTTAACTATGAATATAGAGTAGGTTATGATTTCCCGGAAAATATAGAGGATTTTGACTTAATAATTCATTGTGGAGCTTGTATGATAAATAGAAAAACTGTAATGAATAGAATAAATTTATGTAAAGAGAAAAAAGTTTCTATAACCAATTATGGAGTAGTAATGGCTTATTTAACTGGAATTCTAGATAGAACAATAACTATTTTTGACTAG